From a region of the Lactuca sativa cultivar Salinas chromosome 4, Lsat_Salinas_v11, whole genome shotgun sequence genome:
- the LOC111914722 gene encoding pyruvate dehydrogenase E1 component subunit beta-3, chloroplastic — MASIFQGVGAATALSSSTSFDTKKFHFSTRRSLPERKTSFVVVRSGAKMNSGSNRTDGRADHLVTNAVATKSDNPAASTASKPGHELLLFEALREGLEEEMERDARVCVMGEDVGHYGGSYKVTKGLADKYGDLRVLDTPIAENSFTGMGIGAAMTGLRPIIEGMNMGFLLLAFNQISNNCGMLHYTSGGQFKIPVVIRGPGGVGRQLGAEHSQRLESYFQSIPGIQMVACSTPYNAKGLMKAAIRSDNPVILFEHVLLYNLKERIPDEEYVLSLEEAEMVRPGEHVTILTYSRMRYHVMQAAKTLVNKGYDPEVIDIRSLKPFDLYTIGNSIKKTHRVLIVEECMRTGGIGASLTAAITENFHDYLDAPIVCLSSQDVPTPYAGTLEEWTVVQPPQIVAAVEQLCR, encoded by the exons ATGGCTTCGATTTTTCAAGGAGTGGGAGCTGCGACAGCGCTCTCGTCATCCACCTCATTCGACACCAAGAAATTCCACTTCTCTACTCGCAGATCTCTTCCAG AGAGGAAAACGAGTTTTGTTGTTGTGAGATCTGGTGCGAAGATGAACAGTGGTTCGAACAGGACAGATGGCAGAGCAGACCATTTGGTTACAAACGCTGTTGCA ACAAAGTCTGATAATCCAGCAGCATCAACTGCATCCAAACCTGG CCATGAATTACTACTCTTTGAGGCTCTCCGAGAAGGTCTAGAAGAAGAAATGGAAAGAGACGCTCGTGTATGCGTCATGGGAGAAGACGTAGGCCATTACGGTGGTTCATACAAAGTAACAAAAGGACTTGCAGATAAATACGGTGACCTAAGAGTCCTCGACACCCCCATAGCAGAGAACTCCTTCACCGGAATGGGAATCGGAGCAGCCATGACCGGATTACGTCCCATCATCGAAGGTATGAACATGGGATTCCTCCTCCTCGCTTTCAATCAAATCTCCAACAACTGTGGCATGCTCCACTACACCTCCGGTGGTCAATTCAAGATTCCGGTGGTCATCAGAGGCCCTGGCGGAGTCGGGCGGCAGCTTGGAGCGGAACACTCTCAAAGACTGGAATCGTATTTCCAATCCATCCCCGGAATCCAAATGGTGGCATGCTCAACTCCTTACAACGCAAAAGGACTAATGAAAGCAGCTATTCGAAGCGACAACCCTGTGATACTTTTTGAACATGTTTTATTATACAATCTGAAAGAAAGGATTCCAGATGAAGAATATGTTTTGAGTTTAGAAGAAGCTGAAATGGTGAGACCAGGTGAACATGTGACGATTTTGACTTATTCAAGAATGAGGTATCATGTGATGCAGGCTGCGAAGACTTTGGTCAACAAGGGTTATGATCCTGAAGTGATTGATATCAGGTCGTTGAAGCCTTTTGATCTTTATACGATTGGGAATTCGATTAAAAAGACTCATCGGGTGTTGATTGTGGAGGAATGCATGAGAACCGGTGGAATTGGGGCTAGTTTGACGGCGGCGATTACTGAAAATTTTCATGATTATTTGGATGCACCGATTGTTTGTTTGTCATCGCAGGATGTGCCGACACCGTATGCAGGGACTTTAGAGGAGTGGACGGTGGTTCAGCCGCCACAAATTGTGGCGGCAGTAGAGCAGCTTTGCCGGTGA
- the LOC111914725 gene encoding F-box/kelch-repeat protein At1g30090 has protein sequence MQRVRMSSHQPPVLKSGDSEVKSTPKFRLADVTDHLLESDSCFDPLLPGLPDDIALSCLLRLPVKFHSTGRTVCRRWYNLFCDKGRFFTQRKQMGFQDPWMFVFSFHKRTGKIQWQVLDLIHLSWHTIPAMPCMEKVCPLGFRCFSVSKNGSLFVCGGVASDVDCPLNLVLKFDVKSNHWTVMKKMMTPRSFFAGGVIAGKVYVAGGNSSDQFELNSAEVMDPKGGVWYPIANMGTNMACYDSAVLDGKLFVTEGWFWPFYVVPRGQVYDPRTDHWESMATGLREGWTGSSVVIYGRLFVVSEHERTKLKVYDSSHDTWETIKGPPLPEQICKPFVVNGCNDRIYVTGRDLFVAVGVIHRLNSSSTDENIKFAVQWQVVEAPEVFSDLTPSSAQILFA, from the coding sequence ATGCAAAGGGTCCGCATGTCGTCACACCAACCACCGGTGCTGAAATCAGGGGATTCGGAGGTGAAATCAACCCCTAAATTTAGGTTGGCTGATGTTACAGATCATTTACTGGAATCAGATTCGTGTTTTGATCCTCTGCTTCCTGGTCTTCCTGATGATATTGCTTTGAGTTGTCTTCTCCGGCTACCAGTCAAGTTTCATTCAACCGGCCGGACTGTTTGCCGGCGGTGGTATAATCTTTTCTGTGATAAAGGTCGGTTCTTTACGCAAAGGAAGCAAATGGGTTTTCAAGATCCATGGATGTTTGTGTTTTCTTTCCATAAACGTACAGGAAAGATTCAATGGCAGGTTCTTGATCTCATTCATCTCTCATGGCACACGATTCCAGCAATGCCATGCATGGAGAAGGTCTGTCCACTTGGGTTCCGGTGCTTTTCTGTCTCCAAGAATGGTTCGCTGTTTGTCTGTGGTGGGGTGGCCTCCGACGTAGACTGCCCTCTTAACTTGGTGTTGAAATTTGATGTGAAATCAAATCATTGGACTgttatgaagaagatgatgactcCAAGGTCGTTTTTCGCCGGAGGTGTGATCGCCGGGAAGGTTTATGTCGCCGGAGGGAACAGTAGTGATCAGTTTGAGCTCAATTCAGCTGAGGTAATGGATCCAAAAGGAGGTGTATGGTATCCGATCGCAAATATGGGCACAAACATGGCATGTTATGATTCAGCTGTTCTTGATGGGAAACTTTTTGTAACCGAAGGATGGTTTTGGCCATTTTATGTTGTGCCACGTGGCCAGGTTTATGATCCAAGAACCGATCATTGGGAATCCATGGCAACGGGGCTCCGTGAAGGGTGGACCGGGTCAAGTGTTGTGATATACGGGCGTTTGTTTGTGGTATCGGAGCATGAGAGGACAAAACTTAAGGTTTATGACTCAAGTCATGATACATGGGAAACCATCAAAGGGCCTCCCTTACCCGAGCAAATTTGCAAGCCGTTCGTGGTGAACGGTTGCAATGATAGAATTTATGTTACGGGTCGAGACCTATTTGTTGCAGTTGGTGTTATTCATCGATTGAACA